In Malus sylvestris chromosome 16, drMalSylv7.2, whole genome shotgun sequence, the following are encoded in one genomic region:
- the LOC126608998 gene encoding uncharacterized protein LOC126608998 isoform X2 produces the protein MAMQRLFSKLRSFAVRSAQTLPSSVSSPALLRSCPPLLHHPLPFASIRNKWTVRSPFIAHSPIQSLPPALTALHSSAFPFSMVQVRHVSSRERKKRRKPMTPVTSKLKKTKMKSYSSYKSRFRTMNDGTIRRWRAGKRHNAHLKAGW, from the exons ATGGCGATGCAGAGATTATTCTCCAAGCTTCGTTCTTTCGCTGTGCGCTCAGCCCAAACTCTCCCATCATCAGTCTCCTCTCCTGCATTGCTTCGGTCTTGCCCTCCTCTGCTTCACCACCCTCTCCCTTTCGCTTCAATTCGTAACAAATGGACCGTCAGGTCCCCTTTCATTGCCCATTCACCTATCCAATCATTGCCGCCGGCTCTCACGGCGCTTCATTCCTCGGCATTCCCTTTCTCG ATGGTTCAAGTGCGGCATGTTTCGTCAAGGGAACGAAAGAAGAGGAGAAAGCCGATGACTCCAGTCACTTCCAAgttaaagaaaaccaaaatgaagtCTTACTC GTCTTACAAGTCCAGGTTTAGGACAATGAATGATGGGACCATTCGGCGGTGGAGAGCGGGCAAGCGGCACAATGCCCATTTGAAG GCGGGATGGTGA
- the LOC126609339 gene encoding uncharacterized protein LOC126609339 → MDMSVAGQQRKLQLNELDEIQNDAYESSRIYKEKSKAFHDKMISRKSFSIGQKVLLFNSRLRLFPVEIQSAKTGNMFKVNGHRLMPYYESFAKHDVEVVPLQEPSPLG, encoded by the exons ATGGACATGAGTGTTGCTGGACAACAGAGgaagcttcaattgaatgagtTAGACGAAATCCAGAATGATGCATACGAGTCTAGTCGAATAtacaaggagaaatcaaaggcatttcatgacaagatgatatcaAGGAAGAGCTTTTCCATTGGACAAAAAGTTCTTCTAtttaattctcgccttcggttattTCCAG tggaAATCCAAAGTGCAAAGACCGGAAACatgttcaaagtgaatgggcatagACTCATGCCATATTATGAGTCTTTTGCGAAGCATGATGTGGAGGTTGTACCCCTCCAAGAACCATCTCCCCTTGGATGA
- the LOC126608998 gene encoding uncharacterized protein LOC126608998 isoform X1, whose translation MAMQRLFSKLRSFAVRSAQTLPSSVSSPALLRSCPPLLHHPLPFASIRNKWTVRSPFIAHSPIQSLPPALTALHSSAFPFSMVQVRHVSSRERKKRRKPMTPVTSKLKKTKMKSYSSYKSRFRTMNDGTIRRWRAGKRHNAHLKSKISKRRLRLPALVHPAYATVMKKLNFCG comes from the exons ATGGCGATGCAGAGATTATTCTCCAAGCTTCGTTCTTTCGCTGTGCGCTCAGCCCAAACTCTCCCATCATCAGTCTCCTCTCCTGCATTGCTTCGGTCTTGCCCTCCTCTGCTTCACCACCCTCTCCCTTTCGCTTCAATTCGTAACAAATGGACCGTCAGGTCCCCTTTCATTGCCCATTCACCTATCCAATCATTGCCGCCGGCTCTCACGGCGCTTCATTCCTCGGCATTCCCTTTCTCG ATGGTTCAAGTGCGGCATGTTTCGTCAAGGGAACGAAAGAAGAGGAGAAAGCCGATGACTCCAGTCACTTCCAAgttaaagaaaaccaaaatgaagtCTTACTC GTCTTACAAGTCCAGGTTTAGGACAATGAATGATGGGACCATTCGGCGGTGGAGAGCGGGCAAGCGGCACAATGCCCATTTGAAG TCAAAGATATCTAAGCGTAGACTCAGACTACCTGCCCTTGTCCATCCTGCTTACGCTACAGTGATGAAGAAGCTCAATTTTTGCGGTTAA
- the LOC126608995 gene encoding uncharacterized protein LOC126608995, producing MAEPPSSPEVETSTVQQELIRSAAVEIAYLAGDDITTPDVHGAGMKIERARDAYKVYAGFEEKPNKVEILSWYFYELCSHFIHLVLIPIVFPLIITQIGDAARDSGSGVGLARKYKGVAACTHKETTLYLRLTNRSLLSKYSPLEWTSISWGIGLALAAPLLHFVSIILDHGYKQTLVAGAAAAIGSIFCLPAGFFRNIWLFPPYIAAIVCANVIATACHTRHLGLLVRGFTGPTIRKSQFQARKAVSAWLSLYAAAAGSLGSAVFSSFTYHMLREDEELLGLWIVSIFSGIIWLTGIFHFFVTNRPCVNPPISKSHALSVFKFPHAVGGLMGTFLSSFTSMCIFSGGVLYLVGQLCYDPKALLYFFLTYFIFPLISLPMLQPLQHLIKADAIKMQLMGFFLSALTSGSGFYFRNSLWGHRHVLFFGAVQSTSAGLLHAFGRVLLMDCSPPGKEGAFSTWHSWIKALGTCAGFALATAVPGNLFTSFGLSFLTTVCGVVILIFGNVSDYGGAKAAGHVRHDSERGGSPVSGLEAAYETQEPAAVH from the exons ATGGCCGAACCACCGAGTAGTCCTGAAGTTGAAACTAGTACTGTGCAGCAAGAGTTGATCAGATCAGCAGCGGTCGAAATTGCGTATTTAGCGGGTGATGATATTACTACTCCAGATGTGCATGGGGCGGGCATGAAAATTGAGAGGGCAAGGGATGCATACAAAGTATATGCAGGGTTTGAAGAGAAGCCTAACAAGGTGGAGATTTTGAGTTGGTATTTTTATGAGTTGTGCTCCCACTTCATTCATCTTGTTCTTATCCCGATCGTCTTCCCTCTCATCATCACCCAAATCGGAGACGCCGCACGCGACTCTGGGTCTGGGGTGGGGTTAGCCCGCAAGTACAAGGGCGTGGCCGCTTGCACTCACAAGGAAACCACACT GTACCTTAGACTCACAAACAGGTCATTACTCTCCAAATACTCACCTCTAGAGTGGACTTCAATTTCATGGGGTATAGGTCTAGCTCTAGCTGCTCCACTCCTTCACTTTGTCTCCATCATCCTTGACCATGGCTACAAGCAAACCCTCGTTGCCGGCGCCGCAGCCGCCATCGGGTCCATCTTCTGTCTTCCAGCTGGCTTTTTCCGAAACATCTGGCTCTTTCCACCATACATTGCCGCCATAGTTTGTGCCAACGTCATTGCCACCGCCTGCCACACCCGCCACCTCGGCCTATTGGTCCGCGGTTTCACGGGACCCACTATCCGAAAATCCCAATTCCAAGCCCGAAAAGCAGTCTCCGCCTGGCTTTCGCTCTACGCAGCCGCGGCGGGCTCATTAGGCTCCGCCGTCTTCTCATCCTTCACTTACCACATGCTTAGGGAAGATGAAGAGTTACTAGGGCTTTGGATTGTGTCAATCTTTAGTGGGATCATATGGTTAACTGGGATATTCCATTTCTTTGTGACTAATAGGCCCTGTGTGAATCCACCTATCTCAAAGTCCCATGCACTTTCAGTCTTCAAGTTTCCTCATGCAGTTGGAGGACTAATGGGAACTTTCCTCTCCTCGTTCACATCAATGTGTATTTTCTCAGGGGGAGTGCTTTACCTAGTTGGGCAGCTTTGCTATGATCCAAAAGCATTGCTATATTTTTTCCTAACTTACTTCATCTTCCCTTTGATTTCTCTCCCAATGTTACAACCACTGCAGCATCTCATCAAGGCGGACGCCATCAAAATGCAACTCATGGGTTTCTTCCTATCAGCACTCACTTCCGGGTCCGGATTCTATTTCCGGAACTCACTTTGGGGGCATCGTCATGTCCTGTTCTTCGGTGCGGTTCAAAGCACGTCCGCGGGGCTTTTGCACGCCTTTGGACGGGTTCTGCTGATGGATTGTTCGCCGCCAGGGAAAGAAGGCGCTTTCTCTACATGGCATTCCTGGATCAAAGCTCTTGGCACATGTGCTGGCTTCGCATTGGCAACGGCAGTCCCAGGAAACCTGTTCACTTCTTTCGGGCTGTCATTTTTAACCACTGTGTGTGGAGTGGTGATTCTGATTTTTGGGAACGTCAGCGATTATGGAGGAGCCAAAGCTGCCGGCCATGTGAGGCACGACAGCGAGCGAGGAGGCTCGCCTGTAAGTGGCCTTGAGGCTGCCTATGAGACACAAGAACCAGCAGCTGTACACTAA